One genomic region from Muriicola soli encodes:
- a CDS encoding GyrI-like domain-containing protein codes for MKFTGLEPRLPSATRKRLIGQQQSMSIKHDKTADLFKSFMPKRGEIENTISENVFSINIYKQDYFTAFDPNSVFEKWAAVEVSSFAEVPYGMNKIVIPAGLYAIFDYKGHPGDKAIFQFIFGSWLPGSEYHLDHRPHFEILGERYKNNDPNSEEEIWIPIRPK; via the coding sequence ATGAAATTTACGGGATTAGAACCCAGACTGCCAAGTGCAACTAGGAAAAGGCTCATTGGCCAGCAGCAATCCATGAGTATAAAACATGACAAGACGGCTGATTTGTTTAAAAGCTTTATGCCGAAAAGAGGTGAAATTGAAAATACCATATCAGAAAATGTATTTTCCATTAACATTTACAAACAAGACTATTTTACAGCTTTTGACCCAAACAGCGTATTTGAAAAATGGGCAGCAGTAGAAGTTTCATCATTTGCGGAGGTGCCTTATGGGATGAATAAAATAGTTATACCCGCCGGTTTATATGCCATCTTCGATTACAAAGGTCATCCAGGGGATAAAGCCATCTTTCAGTTTATTTTCGGCAGTTGGTTGCCTGGTTCTGAATATCACCTGGACCATAGGCCACATTTTGAAATCCTGGGAGAAAGGTATAAAAATAACGATCCCAATTCTGAGGAGGAGATCTGGATTCCGATAAGACCGAAATAA
- a CDS encoding toxin-antitoxin system YwqK family antitoxin, protein MNLYKLYFGILLLFLQTGFAQVPLQEIVFDEMGQQSVDGVFTYEGEPYTGKAIVNHKNGLIKTLREFEDGKYQGVWKEWYPNGGLKFIRNYEEGKSTGHWITYKQNGEIEDEGDSKHLFYRPFFGDKDSIDGYEETSPSFTADGKTMVLARYKEWERKVPFIAQQKDGHWHKEQLPFVDTLYNLAINPSGNRIIYKVYDRLNGKEISRVFTVDKISNQWGAPTEVRSLYNLNAGYFHITPDNTLYFFARSPKTGIFVAKPRRKNKYSRPKWLGDEVSLPDSDSFDVLVHPDKNKLIVSQYYDESKYPERGKVGLYYYEKEANAWMRKKRLPLGYGWAPTITTDGKFVFVRKGGIQFLPLEELEIDW, encoded by the coding sequence ATGAATTTATATAAATTATACTTTGGAATTCTTCTGTTATTTCTGCAAACGGGATTTGCTCAGGTACCATTACAGGAAATCGTTTTTGATGAAATGGGGCAACAATCGGTAGATGGTGTTTTTACCTATGAGGGTGAACCCTATACTGGAAAGGCCATTGTAAACCATAAGAATGGTCTTATCAAAACCCTGCGGGAGTTTGAGGACGGGAAATACCAGGGCGTTTGGAAAGAATGGTATCCGAACGGCGGATTAAAGTTCATCAGGAATTACGAAGAGGGAAAAAGCACTGGTCACTGGATTACATATAAGCAAAATGGTGAAATAGAAGACGAAGGAGACTCCAAACATTTATTTTATCGACCCTTTTTTGGAGATAAAGATTCAATAGATGGATATGAAGAGACATCGCCTTCTTTTACCGCTGATGGGAAAACCATGGTGCTGGCCCGATATAAAGAATGGGAACGTAAAGTTCCATTTATTGCTCAGCAAAAAGACGGGCATTGGCATAAAGAACAACTGCCCTTTGTTGATACCCTCTATAATTTGGCAATAAATCCCAGCGGAAACAGAATCATTTATAAAGTTTATGACCGGCTCAATGGGAAGGAAATCTCCAGGGTTTTTACGGTTGATAAAATTAGCAACCAATGGGGTGCCCCGACGGAAGTTCGAAGTTTGTATAATCTTAATGCAGGGTATTTTCACATCACCCCGGACAATACCCTGTATTTCTTTGCCCGCAGTCCAAAAACCGGGATTTTTGTGGCAAAACCAAGAAGAAAAAATAAGTATTCCCGCCCGAAATGGTTGGGCGATGAGGTGTCTTTACCTGATAGCGACAGTTTTGATGTACTTGTACATCCCGATAAAAATAAATTAATTGTATCTCAGTACTACGATGAAAGCAAGTACCCTGAGAGGGGAAAAGTAGGTTTATATTATTACGAAAAAGAAGCCAATGCCTGGATGAGAAAGAAAAGATTGCCACTCGGCTATGGCTGGGCTCCTACTATCACCACTGACGGTAAATTTGTTTTTGTTAGAAAAGGAGGTATTCAATTCCTTCCATTAGAAGAATTGGAGATAGATTGGTAG
- a CDS encoding sulfite exporter TauE/SafE family protein — MEEWYHYVLLVGVGFVVGFINTIAGGASLISLPVLIFLGLPPAVANGTNRVAIAFQTAIGVAGFKSKGVSTFPFNVYLGLAALVGSILGASIAVDIKGETFNRILAIIMVVVVLIIVFKPKINLENMQERLTGKHLWLGMLAFFFIGIYGGFINAGIGFVILLFLHYFHRMSLVRANATKVAVVCIYTLAALAVFILNDKVIWKVGLVLALGNGIGAWFSSRVSVRKGDGFIKTFLVIMVILMAIKLWFFT; from the coding sequence ATGGAGGAATGGTACCATTATGTCTTGTTGGTGGGAGTAGGTTTTGTAGTAGGCTTTATCAACACCATTGCAGGCGGTGCTTCCCTTATCTCGCTTCCCGTACTCATTTTTCTCGGCTTACCTCCTGCAGTAGCTAATGGTACAAACAGAGTGGCCATTGCCTTCCAGACCGCTATTGGCGTTGCCGGATTTAAAAGCAAAGGGGTATCTACCTTCCCCTTTAATGTTTATCTCGGCCTTGCCGCTTTAGTTGGATCTATTTTGGGAGCTTCTATTGCGGTAGATATCAAGGGTGAGACCTTTAACCGCATTCTGGCCATAATTATGGTGGTCGTAGTGCTGATCATCGTATTTAAACCCAAGATTAATCTTGAAAACATGCAAGAAAGGCTTACGGGGAAACACCTCTGGTTGGGGATGCTCGCATTTTTCTTTATCGGCATATACGGGGGTTTTATAAATGCTGGAATAGGGTTTGTGATCCTATTATTTCTTCATTATTTTCACCGAATGAGCCTGGTTCGTGCCAATGCAACCAAGGTAGCTGTAGTTTGTATTTACACCCTGGCTGCCCTGGCAGTATTTATCCTAAACGATAAGGTGATCTGGAAAGTAGGCTTAGTACTGGCCCTGGGCAATGGAATCGGAGCCTGGTTTTCTAGTCGGGTTTCGGTAAGGAAAGGGGACGGATTTATCAAGACATTTTTAGTGATAATGGTCATATTAATGGCGATTAAATTATGGTTTTTTACCTAA
- a CDS encoding nitroreductase family protein encodes MGDSIERLEWRYAVKKFDTEETLTEEQVDRLIRAFNLTATSYGLQPIRLVVLQNKDIQESLIPHTYGQKQVAQASHVLVICIETLIDKEYITQYFERVKTIRGTSDQILSPFKNELVNNFEVKHTEEIRQWATNQAYLAMGNLLTVCAMEKIDACPMEGFVPSAYDKALDLQSRHLSSVLVLPVGKRAKDDMFSAMKKVRRDLRESIILIK; translated from the coding sequence ATGGGAGATAGTATAGAACGATTAGAATGGCGCTACGCCGTGAAGAAATTTGATACCGAAGAAACACTCACTGAAGAGCAGGTTGATAGGCTAATCCGCGCCTTTAATTTAACGGCCACATCTTATGGCCTGCAGCCGATCCGCCTGGTAGTGCTTCAGAATAAGGATATTCAGGAATCTCTGATTCCCCACACGTACGGGCAGAAGCAGGTTGCTCAGGCTTCCCATGTTCTGGTAATCTGTATTGAAACCTTGATAGACAAGGAATATATCACTCAATATTTTGAGCGTGTTAAAACGATTCGGGGAACAAGTGATCAGATCCTTTCTCCTTTCAAAAACGAATTGGTAAATAATTTCGAGGTAAAACACACTGAGGAGATCAGGCAGTGGGCTACAAATCAGGCTTATCTCGCTATGGGCAACTTATTAACCGTCTGTGCCATGGAAAAAATAGACGCTTGTCCCATGGAAGGCTTTGTCCCTTCAGCTTATGACAAAGCATTGGATCTGCAATCCCGTCATCTGTCCTCAGTATTGGTATTGCCGGTAGGAAAGAGGGCAAAAGATGATATGTTTTCAGCCATGAAGAAGGTGCGACGCGACCTCAGGGAATCTATCATTCTAATTAAATAA